In Arachis hypogaea cultivar Tifrunner chromosome 17, arahy.Tifrunner.gnm2.J5K5, whole genome shotgun sequence, a single window of DNA contains:
- the LOC112765774 gene encoding ferric reduction oxidase 8, mitochondrial produces MASSTLLAILKLLMILICAGWVALWILKPTQIWTRKWKVAEESANNTIFGYYGLNFAVYTFPIIAVGIIGLLFLDLKAANQRSRSSRTSSIIISSPLVVNSFLGILSSIEILVILLFILFLAWTYYARISNDFKKLLPDKSLKLNLWQLKYLRIATRFGLLAEACLALLLLPVLRGLALFRILGIQFEASVRYHTWLGTAMIFFAAIHGASTCFVWGVSHHIQKEIWKWQSTGRIYLAGAITLVTGLVIYVTSLPQIRRMKFEIFYYTHHLYTIFLVFFLFHGGDRHFYTVFGGLFLFSLDKLLRVIQSSPRTCMVSARTFPSKAVEIILPKDPWLKYMPTSVIFMKIPAISHLQWHSFSIISSSRAENQTMSVIIKSEGWWTNSLYDLIQAEIEKGADKRKGIPVAIEGPYGPASLDFLKYDSLLLVAGGSGITPFLSILEELNSSSSKSRYPSRIHLVYVIKKAQDFCLLHPISHLLVNHSTENCHLNLKLFVTQETQAGVGIKELLNEFSKVRTLQLDTVCANYAVHGPESPSCMAAIVGMSSIIFLIFLICFNHVIIPSGKHSNSSKQKAPSWIVDLLLIAAFVLALACNGLVAILLRWRRLKKGIQPISEKDMKPLDLSSAEIRNALEEHEVHFGGRPNFEDIFGMFQEETCGSNIGVLVCGPESMKESVAAACRKESNCFKFGGGKRTEPCFAFHSLNFTL; encoded by the exons ATGGCAAGCTCCACTTTACTTGCTATTCTTAAACTTCTTATGATTCTCATATGTGCAGGTTGGGTTGCTCTTTGGATTCTAAAGCCTACCCAAATATGGACAAGAAAATggaaagttgcagaagaaagtGCCAATAATACAATTTTTGGGTACTATG GTCTTAACTTTGCTGTGTATACATTTCCAATAATTGCTGTTGGTATAATTGGACTTCTTTTCTTGGATTTGAAAGCTGCAAATCAAAGAAGCAG AAGTTCAAGGACCTCATCAATTATCATCTCAAGTCCACTGGTAGTTAACAGCTTTCTAGGAATCTTATCCAGTATTGAAATACTGGTAATTTTGCTGTTTATACTCTTTCTAGCATGGACTTATTACGCTCGCATTTCTAACGACTTCAAGAAGTTGTTACCAGACAAATCCCTCAAGTTGAACCT ATGGCAACTCAAGTATCTCAGAATAGCAACCCGGTTCGGGTTGCTGGCCGAAGCCTGCCTTGctttgcttcttcttcctgtcTTAAGGGGATTGGCTCTCTTTCGCATACTCGGCATCCAATTCGAAGCTTCAGTCAGATATCACACCTGGCTTGGAACTGCAATGATATTTTTCGCTGCAATACACGGCGCAAGCACTTGCTTTGTCTGGGGTGTCAGCCACCATATACAGAAAGAA ATTTGGAAGTGGCAAAGCACAGGACGAATATACCTTGCAGGAGCGATTACACTTGTCACCGGGCTAGTTATCTATGTCACTTCACTTCCACAAATCAGGAGGATGAAGTTTGAAATCTTCTACTACACACATCATCTCTACACAATCTTTCTAGTGTTCTTCTTGTTCCATGGTGGAGATAGGCACTTCTATACAGTCTTCGGAGGACTATTTCTTTTCAGCCTCGACAAACTGCTCCGTGTCATACAATCGAGTCCAAGAACCTGCATGGTTTCGGCTAGAACTTTCCCATCCAAAGCTGTGGAAATAATTCTGCCTAAAGATCCGT GGCTGAAGTATATGCCTACAAGTGTTATATTTATGAAGATACCAGCAATATCACATCTTCAGTGGCATTCTTTCAGCATAATATCAAGTTCCAGGGCTGAAAACCAAACCATGTCTGTAATAATCAAATCTGAAGGGTGGTGGACCAATTCTCTTTATGATCTGATACAGGCTGAGATTGAAAAAGGTGCTGATAAGAGGAAGGGTATACCTGTTGCAATTGAAGGACCTTATGGACCTGCTTCATTAGACTTCTTAAA ATATGACAGTCTACTTCTGGTTGCTGGAGGAAGTGGAATAACCCCATTTCTGAGCATTTTGGAAGAACTCAATTCATCTAGCAGCAAAAGTAGATATCCTTCAAGAATTCATCTTGTGTATGTCATCAAGAAGGCACAGGACTTTTGTCTATTACATCCAATCTCACATCTTTTGGTCAACCATTCAACTGAAAACTGCCATTTGAATCTAAAGTTGTTTGTGACTCAAGAAACACAAGCAGGGGTTGGAATCAAAGAGCTACTGAATGAATTCTCAAAAGTAAGAACCCTGCAACTGGACACGGTGTGTGCAAATTACGCTGTACACGGGCCTGAGAGTCCGTCTTGCATGGCCGCCATCGTAGGAATGAGCTccatcatttttcttatttttcttatctgtTTCAACCATGTTATAATTCCATCTGGGAAGCATTCGAATTCGTCGAAGCAAAAGGCTCCCTCTTGGATTGTGGACCTGCTTCTTATAGCTGCTTTTGTCCTAGCTTTAGCATGCAACGGCTTGGTGGCGATTCTTCTTAGATGGAGAAGGCTGAAGAAAGGGATTCAACCAATCTCTGAGAAAGACATGAAGCCCCTTGATCTAAGCTCAGCTGAAATTAGGAATGCTCTTGAAGAACATGAAGTCCACTTCGGTGGAAGGCCTAACTTTGAAG ATATATTTGGCATGTTCCAAGAAGAAACTTGTGGATCGAATATTGGAGTGTTGGTGTGTGGACCGGAGAGCATGAAGGAATCGGTTGCGGCCGCATGCCGGAAGGAGTCCAATTGTTTCAAGTTTGGTGGTGGAAAAAGAACAGAGCCATGCTTCGCTTTCCACTCCCTCAACTTCACGCTTTAG